Below is a genomic region from Pseudopipra pipra isolate bDixPip1 chromosome 6, bDixPip1.hap1, whole genome shotgun sequence.
TTCAGAGCACATTTTCCCATATCCCTTCTAGAAAAGGTGCAAATGGCTTCATATGTGAAAGCtgcttctgctttgttttgtcaGCCTGCTTTATGGCAGAGAACACTGTAGGTAGTATACTAAAAGGCTTTATtacaaaattattataaaaataggACAAGTTTGCCAGACACATCTAAAGCTTATGgtaaatgaacagaaaatgaaatgcatttttcttagaaaagaatgtaatttttaaaatatttttatggcaGATTACAGAGCGTATGTATAGAATAATACTGCATGGGGGAAGAACAGAgtgctttctgaaaaaaaacagaacaaaacaaccaCCCCTTCCCAATAAAACACACAACTGTAACACTGTTAATTACATTCAGAACTAATAACTAATTGATTTTAGAGGAGTTAGTGTTCTGAAACTGAAGTGTAGAACTTGTTACACAGTTTTTATTATAAGTAGTGGAGTTCTAcagttaacaaaaaataaatattataaatattgtTCATAACTCTCTTTACAGTGGAGTCAAACTTTTGTTTCAGAGGATTTCACAGCAAGTTTTATGCTGCCCCTCGATTGCAAAACTTTAATCTTTGTTTTCGTCATCCATCTGCTTGTTCCCGTACGTTAGTTTTAGAATGTGCTAAATGAAGCTTAAACACAAGGCCTTTGTTACTTGAGGGCATGAGTCAAAATCTTGACTCAATGAAGGTGTGTGAAATCCTTTCCAAGAAAGACTGATTAGAAAAGTTTCACTTGAACGAGCAGCTGCAACTCACGGGTACTGAAGCTTGCAAGACAACATAATTAGTTCCTCCTACCATTCCAGCTCCTCAGAAATCTCTAGTCTGACTCCTCTCTTTACCAGATTTCTAGTTGTTCTGCTGATATGTCAAAaaagtaattgtttttcttaaaacGTTTGGAAAACGATACAGGTAAAATAAGAGTTCATACCAGCATAGTGAgatttccccttgtcctgctgtGTTGATGATCCCCAAAGCCAATTCATTTATGAGTGAGAGTTCTCCTAGAGATGGAAAACTCCCCATTGCTATTCTATTATTttctggaggagctggggaacTGCAGCCTGAGCGCCGAATGCAGTCTAACTTGTTAAGTGCTGCTGCTACCTTTGGCCTGCTAAAgcttgtgcagtgtgtttggctgctgctgctgattctgcagggctggcagggtggCTTTTGAAAGAAGGTGCTAGAGCTGGGTTCTGTTCCCTGTTGCTGCTGAGCTATGGCACCCTAAGTCACTTAATACAGTTTGTAGTAATATTTTGGCCATGGTTATGTGTGATGGAAAGTAGAGGTCTCAAACACACCGTACATTTTTTAGTCTTACTCATAAATGAATTGCAAGTATTTTTAGAGCTGGAGTCTTAGGAACAGCTAGAGAGAATACATATGTAAAGCTGTCATTTCTGGGAAGTGGCCTTAGTGAGCTGTGGAGCCTGGATGTATGTAAAGTGACATGGTGGAGGCCATGGAGTTATATAGAACTGAGTTTTCTGCTGTGCTATTAGAAACTCATTTGGTAGAGTACTGGTTATGCAAATTCTTggaatttctcttttcaaaacaaatggGAATAGGGGCAGGCAGTTGAACAGTACTTTGCTTTACTTTTCTAACCTCACCCTGTTTCCTCCAGCAGTTgaaacagaagtgaaaacaGTAGCACCAGGTGCTGCACCAAACAATACTGCCCCCTCTTCTGGCTCACCAACCTCTCCTACTGCTGAAGTTGCTGCCTCTCTGGATAAAGAAATGAGCAATCCCCACGCTATCCCACGGAGACATGCCCCTATAGAGCAGCTTGCCAGGCAAGGGTCTTTCAGGGGCTTCCCTGCCCTTAGCCAAAAGATGTCTCCTTTTAAACGCCAGTTGTCTTTGCGAATAAATGAGCTGCCTTCAACAGTGCAAAGGAAGACCGATTTTCCCATGAAAAACTCAGGTAAAACCAAATGGTTCCAGTGAAACATTAGCTTATATTGTCtgttcctcctttctttctctgtggcTTCAAATAACTCCTTATTTTCTAGTAAATCCTTCTTCTTTGTGGTATCACTTATCATGAACAAACATCGCTATGTCacaaaaattctgcttttgaaaTAGTCAAGAATTTCAAAAGAACTGTCCACATGCAGAAGACAAAATGTTCTAATCACTGTCTGAAATACTGGATCACAGCTTGAAGTGCTCCAGGAATGGGTGTTGGTGAATTAGTAGGTGCTGGCTCTTCCCTCTGAGTCACTGAACCAGTTCTTCCACTTACTGTCAGGGCATCCTGAGAGACAAATCCCTTCAAGGCCTTAACCACTTGTCAGAGGATCATGTGATGATTGTCTGTCCTTCTGCCTGTCTGAATTCTTTCTGAGAACAATGAAATTGCTTTTCACCTTGCATTAAAAGAAACTTAACTGTTTAAGTTGTACAGTTTCCACGTGATGGTAGTGCGGTTTTCTAAAGTCATCCCAACATAAACACCTGGGATGCTCAGTACCTTGCCTAATGTCCTAGAGTTCCCTTAGCTAGGTTATCCTGGAGGCCGGCTGTACTCTCACTTGGCAACAGGGCTCGTTTTGGGGTTCTAAGCTTTGAAGTAAAAATCATTGTGGCAAAGGCAAACTCAACAAAAAAACTTACTCTGACTCCTTGTTTAGTGACCTGTGCTTTAAGACCAGCACTGAGTTGATCAGTTTTACAACAATAGTGCACTACTCACTAGTGATACTCAATGAGCACACTACAATCTGAATTTTTCATGATTCAGAACAATTATGATGCATGTTTCCATATATGCCACTGCCAGTGCTGCTTACTGTCACACTACATGCACTGTATTGGACTATCCCtcaaagaaacaatttttgggCATGCCTCCCCCTATGTTTTAGGTATGGTGCATGTTGAGTCCAGCCATTTTACGTTTCTTACACTATTTGTGCTTGATTATGCCTGCTTATGTCAGTTCTGTGCAACAAAGGACTGATGATAGGTACTTTTGATAAACAATGCAATTAGTAATAATGAGAACATCTGGTAAGCTGGCAGCTTTACTCCAGATGTTACTTTATCCACATGATGCTGATACTTGGTTTAAAACTGAGTGTCCATTTTATTTGAGCattcagcttttgcttttatGATTCTAGCACAGGAGCTGGGGATTTCGGCTACTGCTGAACTGGAACAATCAACATTCTAACTCCAGAATTAACTTGCTGCTCTGCATTGCTGTCAGCACATTTAAACTTCATGTAGTTACTGTAGAAGTATGTTGTTGGAACACTTAAATCTATcataagtatttttatttcacagagTGCCAAATCTTAATACCAAATCCTTGATATTTTTAGCACTTTAATACTGAAAGATTTAGATCTCTACTAAAGCTATAGAAAACCCTTTTACTTCTGCTATGAGCATCCTTTAAATTTGGAATGGTGATCTCCTTACTCTCTTGACTTAGTCACAAAATACACTAATGTGGTGTTCTATTTCAGGTCAGATCGTCAacactaattttaaaaaaagctgtcGTCCAAATCAGTAGCAAGACCATCTAGGACATAAGGGAACTAATTATATTTCAGTTTCACATTGGTATTTGTAAATTGTTTCTGTATCCTTTAAACTTCCCATTTAATGAATTCTGTTTACATTTTAGTCCCTGAGGTAGAAGGGGAAACAGACAGCATTAGTGCCCTGTGCTCTCAGATCACCAGTGCTTTCAGCACACCCTCAGAAGACCCTTTCTCTTCGGCCCCCATGACAAAACCAGTGACAGTAGTCGCACCACAGTCTCCTGCCTTTCAAGGTTTGTGATTTCTTTGCGTGCCGCGGTCACGCTGGATTAGGCTTGAACGCACAAAATGTTGCTTTCCAGTAACACGTGGTCTTAATTTCTTGTGCAAGTCCTGTTACCAGTATTTTAGGTGAATGCATCCGGCTTTTTTCATCCTGTCTGTTtagtttttctgtggttttgtttgtaacAAAAAATTCGTGCACCTACCACACGATAGTTAACTGTAAAAGGGACTGGCATGAGATAATGGCTATTTTAACATTCTGCCTCCTGAACTGCAAAAACCTTACCAATTGTGTGTCATAGGAAGCAAATCTCACAAGAGAAGAGATTTTGTGCCACCACAATTACTATTTTTTACACAAATTCTTAGATAAGTTGTGGAGAAATAGAACTCATAGCAGCTGCTAATCTTCACTTCACTGCTGTGCTTTTATGCAAGTTGTGTGAAAAAAGAACCACTCCGTGTTAAATGTGGTTATTGTTACCTTGTATCTAAAATGTGTTCTTTTGAATCTAAAATTAACCATACAGTAACTTCTGATGAACCCTCTCTCTTCCTTATAAAAACAACAAATTTAACCTCCGTTGGTCATCAGAATTCAAGGCCTcttaaaatacataattaatTCTCAATCCCACAATTCTCTTCACAAGTGTTGGCTTGGTGAAATGGAATTTACTACTTTTATTGACTGTCAGTCCAGTTTGGCTAATTTACACAAACTGCTGTCATGTGGAAGTGTCTAAAATTGTTGTATGTTGATAGGTATGACCTGGCCCACTAATATTCCAGTCACGTGCATGCCTTGCATGAATTAATCGCACTGATGTTGTCTGCTCCCATTTTAGTTAATGGCACTGCCTCTGCCTTCTGTGTGCTTGCTGCTAAACCATCCCAAGCTGCTGTAGTGTCCACAGCTATGCCAGTTCGTGAAACCAATCCTTGGGCTCATGCTCCTGCTGCTAATACTGGAGCTGCAGCCGTGGTCACTGGTAAGATTGGAAGTAGATCCGGTGCGCTGCTATAAGAACTTGGATCAAAAGCATAATTAAGCCCTTGAGACAACTGTCAGTGCCACTTAATGGCaagtggaaggaacaggaaCAAAAGACGGAAGTAGTAGCCTTTTGCACGAGTGGATGGAGGGAAGCGATGAACTTGCTGGTTCTGGGTCTATAATTTGGACTGATTCTTATTTTGGCAGCATTTTAGAAAATTCAGTGCTTAAAAAGGAAGTAATGAAGTTgcgtatgtgtgtgtgtgtatgaagGGGAAAGAATCGATGTGTAcccaaattaatttttgtgtATTCTTTCCACTAATGTACATAAGGAGGGATTAAGTTGGGTCCTTAAAGGCTTTGGAGATTCATTTCCCCTGTTTAGTAAGTTTAGTCTGTTCCTCCAGGCCTTGTCTGCAGTTATACACGGTGTAGGGAGGTGCCTGAAATGGCTGCCACCCCTGTGGACATGTGTTGTAGCAGGCTACAGTCTTAACTAACATAATTTCCTGGTGTAAGAGCCACTTGACAAGAGAAACTTTGCTAGTGAAGTAGTAGGTTCTGCTTGGCCTCGTAAGAGCACCAGACTTCGTCTTTAAAACAGTTTCTATAGCTTTGTGTTGTAAGTCCACCAGTCCTGGCTGTACATTCAGCAACTGATACTCCCCAGTCAGATGAACTAGTGGTTATGGACTAGATCACTGCCACCAAGTTATGAGTGCAGGCTCATAACTGCATGCTCTTCTGCGTGCCCTAAGGTTTTAGatgtctcctatgaagaaaAATACCCATAAATCTGCATTTTAGCTAAAAAGCTCTTGTCTACCCCTTCTTGATAAATGTCTTCCTAGAACAGAACAGTGCAGTGGATGCATAAATATGCTTCCAGTGTTGGTAGCATCTTTCAGTCATGGTGGGAGGAGGCCTGTCTGTCCTTGTGTATACCCTCCAGCCTTTCTAACTTATAAAAGAGTGAGGAGTGGAAATATCAGTGACTTGCCCATGCTTTTCTTCCCAGGCACTGAATGGAGCAGCACCTCCTCAGGTGCCGCCTCACCAAGTCTCTTCCAAGGAAATCACAGACGTACTCCCTCAGAGGCAGACCGCTGGTTGGAAGAGGTCTCAAAGACTGTGAGAGCCCAACAGCAGCCAacctcagccccagccccacagccactgctccagcctcctccagcagctccagcttccCAGTCAGCACCAGCCTTCCCAGTCAGCACCTTCATCGCACCTCAGCCTGTGCCGGTGGGTGTGGTACCGCCCATGCAGCCAGCATTTATTCCAGCTCAGCCCTACGCTGTAGCAAATGGGATGACCTATACAGCCCCAAGCGTCCCTGTGGTTGGAATCACACCTTCCCAGATGGTAGCCAACGTCTTTGGTACTGCAAGCCACACTCCAGCAGCCCACCCGCATCAGTCCCCCAGTCTCGTCAAACAGCAGACGCTCCCGCAGTACgaaagcagcagcagcgccACAGCCAGTCCTTTCTTCAACCCCCCCGCGCAGCACAACGGCTCCGCAGCTTTCAACGGAGTCGACGGTGGGAAGTGGGCTGCCGAGGACAAGCATTCCCAGCCCCCCGTGGCTGCTCCACAGGTAGACGCATTTGAAGCACAGTGGGCAGCACTAGAGAGCAAGGCAAAACAGCGCACTAATCCCTCCCCAACTAACCCCTTCTCGAGCGATTTACAGAAGACATTTGAGATTGAACTTTAAGCAGTCCTATGGGGGAGATGGATAAATTGTACATTAGGATAGAGGGATAAAGGGAGCAAAGGGGACTGTTTCTGATCAGTTTGCTTTGATAATCCCAAAGGTCCCTTAAAACAAATATGGGTTAGAAAGAGGGAGCATTATGGGGAGGACATAAACATACAGAGAATTTAATGTGCAGTTCTTAAAAAGAatcctggagtcaccccagtCTGCATTCCCTCCTCACTTGGAAAGCTGGAAGTTGAATGGAGGAAATAAAGGCACCCAGTCCCAAAGCCTGTTCTGCAGAAACATCAATCATCTCACACAGAAAGGAAGGCAGATTTTTGTACCTGTGTCCTTCTGATGCCCTGCAAGTCCTGGATGTTCCCCCTCAGGGAAAAATGGGGTAGGGTGGGGGGGGTGGATATGGATGGGATGTTGTCACCTTAGCAAAAGCTAGGTTTGTGGAAAAAGTTGAGCTTCCATTTTGAGTAACAAAGTGAATATTATATGTAAAGAATAAAGTAAAgccaaaatctttatttttatgcatttagaatattttaaatagttgGATATTAAAAGCTGTATGAGTTGTAAGTAATCTTGccaaaggttaaaaaaatggGGGTTGGATGTAAGAAATTGTACATAAGATTGATTTATCTCTGATTCTTATTGTAAGTAATATTGGGGGGGTGGAAAAAGGGGCTCTAGCTTGTTCTTGTATCTGTTCATTGTAAGTAGCATATTGCAACAACAATCACAACCAATAAGTCATTATATCGTagttttaaacaaagaaaattaaagaacagTATTGTCATGGTTCGAAAACCATGGGGAAAACTTACTGTTTTTTATTGGAATCAGTCTACATATTCTATATAGtatggttttttcctttcatatatTGCTGCAGTTTCTTTGTCTTAATCTCTTGGTTCTAACACTACTGTGACAACTTACTGTAATCATATCTATATCCTGGGACTGCCTGGGAAACCATTTTATGTTTGTCTGTCAATAGTTCTTAGCAGTTTTtaactttggttttgttttttcccactGATTTGTGAAACCTTGTGGTTAAGGCTGCAGCTGGTCCAGGTTCTGCCTCTGGTGACTTGTGAAAACCATCTCATTTTAACTTTACTTTTAAACTTTGGCCTTACAAGCAAATGTAAGTTATATATATTTGTACTGATGATTTATAATCTGctttaacagaaataaatgttgGTGGTAGAAGCACTGtctgtgaaagttttatttccCACCCTGATTCAGTTTTCAGTATTTGCCCTTCTGGGTATCTTCTGTGTTGTTAGGTGAATATAGGTAAGCCCTGCTTGCCAACCTAAAAGCTTAAGAATAATCTTAACACCTCTTGTTTATTACAATGTAAGGTTACCTTGAACTTTAAGACTGAACTTGCAAAATATCCTTGTGACCAATAACCATATGAAGCTCTAAAATGGAGGCCGTTACTGATAACATCAGATCCTAGGTTTGCATCACTGCATTTTCTGTCACTGAATATTTACAGAGAGACAAATAAGAGGACATTAACATTTAGTAAGGGCAAAGAGGAAAACTcgctttgtttttcttttccctactACTAAAAGGAGCCCTATGAGATGATGGTGTGTTTTCactctttttctgttcttccagTGAGCTCATATCTACCCTGTTAGTATGACTGGTTCTCACTGCATTCTTATGGGCACCATGTCAGTCTAGACACAAGGAGAAGTCAGACTCCGTAACGCGAAGGGGAAGAAATGCTTCCTTTGTCTGCCCCTTGTATTGGAGCTTGCCAGCAGCTTCCATTTCCAGGCAAGTACAGTGAGTCACACAGTGACACAGTCTAAAAATCGGTGACTTTTTACTTTACAGATTTTTACCTGTTCTCAGTATGATATGAATAGAAATGGAAACACTCCCTATGGTATTTGACTTGGTATTAATGCTTTTTTCAGCTTCCAAAAAGCTAACATAGTTGTAGACATTTATAGTAGGAAATAGAGTAGCTATAAGTTGTTCTGTTAGTTTCATATCTTTCACAGTAAGTGCCCCAAGATAGCTGAAAATAGCCCAGTATAGCTACACCCTTCTCCTGCCCTAGAGATAAGAACTTCCTACAATCCATTGtttagggaagaaaattaacatcTTGATTCTTGgataaaaaaagtaaacattGAGTCAAGTGGTTAAGTAAGTGGTACTATAGAGAGGGAGAAGCTCATCTTGTCAAATAGAAGAAATGTAAAGACCCTTTAGATAACTTTTACAGTGATGGCATGTATTTAAAGCAGGGAACTGCATGCCTGCCAATCTCATCCTTCCTGCCATGGTTATGCAGCTGAAAGGAGGTCAGAATAAACTCTCCCCTAAACAAAGCATTTTCAGTGTCAAAGTCCTGGCTATCAGAATGCAGGGGGCTGTTGCAGCCCTCATAAGTCTTGAGAAAGCGCTTTCTGACCCCATCTTTTGTAACCACACAGCTTAAATGATAGCTGACTACAGAGAATATTTAAATACTCTAAAAATAGTGCATCTGACATAGTAGAAAGGAATTTTATAGAACTGACTACTTAACGCTGGGACAAGAGTCTTGATACACCTTCTAACCATGCCCCTGAGCAGGTTTGCAGCCCTTGACTACCCGTGGATGCCTGTCACATATAAACTGAGGGCTTCAATAAGACTGGAATTTACAGCGTCTGTGATTAGTCCTCTGGTCTCAAAAGACAAAATCCTACTATAATATCCTAAATACACAAAAAGGTGCTGGTCTGAGctgtgaaatgcaaaaatatgtACAAACACAGTTTGAAATTTTCAGGACTATCTCATTGTTCTTAAATAGCCAGTGATTTCTACTTCGAAACTTAACTGTAACACTTGCCCTCCATTacagcagaggaagttttcCCTGATCAAATTAAAGGGTCTTAACTgcaaaataagtattttctcTAGCAAACAGAATCTGTCAGACCACAGGGAGAGACCCAGCCCCAAATAGCTGTGTGACTGTCACCTCTCACTCCTGTACTGGATTGCTTCTAGCCTTCTCAGTTTTGTTCACATCTTTAAGCAGTGTGTTCAGTCCTAAAGCCACACCTGTGCCAATGAGAGTGCAATCATCAGGTCAGTAATTCTTATTTTTAGGTTCATCCAAACTGATTTACTGGACTTAGAGTACAGACCAGCTTTAGGCTGTCAGCCTGAGGATTTACACCTGTatattgctgctgctctgatggGTACTGAGTTGGGACTGAAGGAGTGTGGTGTGAGCACAGTCCTGAATTAGCTGCTTCCTTAGAAGTCTTAAAGTAACACAAGTAGaagataaaagtaaaaaaaacccatccaccacccccccaaacaaaacatcAGCATCTACACACCAGTCTCCTAATTTGTAGCTACATCTATGCAAATAATACATGGGTAATGATGCTAATTAGTGTGGTCAACCCATCCAAGTCTCAGCAGGGAGTTTggaatgaggaagaaggggagtGTCAGGGCTGATGCTTGGGTAAAACAATAGTGTGGAAGCtgtaaaaaaaatgcttttgctcAGAAATAATTCCACTTTGAGATACTGAAGATGCCCAAGGGCCTTTCCTGGTTTAACAggaatataattatataatctCACCTTCCGCCTGAGACTTTCAGAGCCTCATCCTTGTCAGTCTTGAAATGAAGGATACTTTTCAGCTACAGCTACTGTGCATCTGGAAGTCCTAGCTTGTTAGCCCATAGCAGCAGGCATCAGCCCAGGCCACATGCAGAACCAGGCCTTCCCTGACAACTAACTTTTTCCTGGAAAGCCAGGCCATCCAGGACTCAACTGAGACTACAGCAGATCATTGGGAGGTTTATTCTGTCAAGTCAAATGCACCTACACATGTATTTCTATGTGTATACTATTTGTTTCCTCCAAGCTGAAACTCAGTGCAGTGCTACCACTGACCCCAGTTTTGCGATAAATTGAACAGCACAGTTCTggtttgaggaaaaaaattatttgtgttgAGCCTTCCTAGAATGAGTGATATTTAAACTGCAGCATCTCAGAACAGCTAACAGTGTTGGCATATTCATCTAAATTACCCCTTACATTCACGAAGGGCTagaagtatttttctgttttgtctttctgtgAAGCACTGCTCCTGTGTTTCATTCCAAAGCTGATTATAGTCAAGTAGAAACCAAACTGACCCTACTAGAAATTTGTCTAAAGTCTACTGGAATAAAACAGCTACAGTAACCTGACATTGCAGCTGCAACCCCAGAGCTAGTAAGCCCCTGGAACCCAAACACTAATTTTATATGCATCCAGCTGTCTCTCATTTAGCTGTTTGCATTTAGATGGAAAGCACTTCTCAGGATTACAAATGTTCATTGCTCATTAGTGCTTTGGTTAAGGTGGTTCAGGCCCAACTTCAAACACttcagagattatttttttaagagctcttctctctcttgctTGTATAAAGAATTGGTGTCTCCCTCTTTCATGCTGGTTATCTGCTTTCTCTAGTCACATCATCCTTACTTTCCCAATATTATCTTGTTATGTGAATGACAGCAACTACCCTGAATAGATGGATTAGGTACAGCAAGGCACACAGGGGGGAAAAGGAGTTTACAATAAACTTGAGGGTAGTGGTTCTCCCACATTTGAACCTTTACACCCACTACACACTGTTCAATTCACCCTCTTGAGCAGCAGCGCGGAGCTCCCAGAACAGTCACATGCAGTCAAAGAACAGAGTTCAGACTTCCAGCCTCGTCCTGGGTCACCTGTACTTGGCCGTGGGGGTGCCTGTCACCCGCGGTGATGCGGTGCGCTGGCCTGCGGTCGGTGGCgagcacagctggcacagcagaaGCTGGAGTAGTATTCATTACCACAGAGCTGGGCCTGCAGGATCAGGTCACAGTTGGCGAGGTGGGGCTGGTCCACGCACTCTCTACTCAGATCCACAACATGACTCGTAGTAGCTGCAGTCAAGCAAAAGGTGAACCAGCTGTAAATTTATTCTCAGCTTGCTTTTCCCTCCCAAAAGACACAATATGTTCCTGCTTCCTCTACCTCACTGGTTCTGAGGGGATTGTTTTAAATGTAGTCCAACATCAGGAATGAGATGATGAGTTTCAAGATGAAACTGACACCTCTGGTGAGGTACAGGAGGAGAATGCATTTTCAGGGGCTGACCTCCTGACAAGAGACCACTCAACCTACACTTTGTGTAAGGTCAGCTGAATGGTGTCCACAGTCCAACTACAAACCTTGCAGCCAACTATTTGGTCAACCAACTATGGCATTTTGGCCTCAGGATGTTATTTAGGTTCCCAGTGCCCCGCTTTGCACCGTCCTGCTTTTCTGCCCAGGGAAAgcaggctcctgctgctccccaaaGCCCAAGGTTGGTGGTGGACTGGCACACGCAATGGGCAGACTTATAACAGCAGCCAAGATACAGGCACTgtgcagggagaagcaggaaGACCTGGCTGTACTCACTGCTAggcctgttcctcagcactttCACCTCCGTGCTGGCACTGACAGAGTTACTCCTGCTGTAGGCACTGCATGTGTAGGATCCCTCATCAGCCTCTTGGACGTTGCTTATGATCAGGCTTCCATCCTGGGACAGGTGGATGTGGTGGCCATCCCCCCGCATGGGGACTCCGTTCCTGTGGTGAAAAACATTTTGTATCACTATTCCCACCCCTGGGGGCTAAAGGAGCTCTCTGTGCTCTTTGGAAACTGATGTTCCATGAAAGGGGAGAATTTTTACAAATTCAGCAGGAAGTAAGAAGAAATCTCTAGCCACAACTTGTCCCTACAATTGTGTAGTAACACGAGCCTGAGGGACTCTACATCCGTTAGCCCACAGTCTGCGTGGGAGGTAGCTCGCTGTGTGCTCCATATAAAGACATTGCCCTTTCCACTAGTACACATTTTCTGAGGTCTGAGGGACCAAGAAAAAATCCAATGtgcctttccctctctccaggttGTGGTCTGGCAGTACTTGTTTGGCTGGCATTGATAGCAGCGCATATTGCTTGAGGAGCATATGGGGTAGTGAGCAATGtgccctctttcctctctcttaaaagtttctttaaaaaaacagcaaGATTGTGTCTGTTCAGTTCCTCCTAGAATAATCTGTGCCCAGCAGGAAAACTGCCTGAATTGTGAACTCCTAGTTACCAATGAAATGAAATTTGTTTCACCGAAAAGGGTTTTTTCATTCAGACTCTGAAACATACAACATTTTGTAAACTCAAATGCCAAACATGTATGGAAGAAAAGCTCTCTTTGTTAGATGGCCCACTTCAGTCCTAACCCTCAGAGTAAAGGGATTTAAACAATTACCAGTCCATGTCTCTGGATACATTGTAAGAAGGCTCCGAAACAGAACTGATTATTgccaaacaggagaaaaatccCCACCAAACACTTGCACAAATTCTGAGTTTCCCAGTAAACAATCAAGAGAAGAGGACAAAGCTTTTCAccttaaaacacttttaaatCTCCCTTGCTTCCACTCAACAGTACATGGAAAGAAGTATTGCAGCAGGAAGCTGGGAGAAGAGTTGCTGTTACTGTAGGGGCTAAAATGTTTGTTAGGGCTAGGCAGAGAGGGTTTTATAAAGAGCGACTAAAGGTTTTCCTCTGATTACTCATTTTAGTTCTTGCTATTGTCATGTTAACTAGCTTTCCAACACAGAGCCCTTCTGAACTGCATGAAATCTTCGTTTAATGTTTGCTTTCCTCCTTATTTGACCAGAACATGAACTTGATGACCCTGCCACACCCCACAGGGATCTTGGTAACTAACATCCAAGTTGTTTAAGAAAGGGTAGGTGATACTAGTTGGGCTGAGAACTGTGGTCTCTGCCATAACTGTATTAGTATTTGCAGGGTAAATGATGATGTTTGTAAAGAGAAGGAATGGGAAGTTGTTCTGTCTCATTTTTGCTCACCTTGACCACCTTATATTCACGTTGTTGCCAGTCACTGTACAATGAAGCTGAGCAGTACCTCCTTCGGGTACCATGATGCTTGGCAGAAGACCAGTGATCCTCAGCTCTCCTAGACCAGAAGGGAAAACATTACTGGCAGGAAGACAATGCCAAGCTGCACCTGGTTGCAGGAAAAGGCTCATGCCCAAGTCCAACACAACCCATGATGAGCTGCAAGTCCCTACACCTTGAAATAGCATGTTtgaggctgtgctgctgttgctATGTGGAATG
It encodes:
- the NUMB gene encoding protein numb homolog isoform X7, yielding MLKLHRNVSQLLQSFFFSLQLPTVIALDLSPLFLQERKFFKGFFGKSGKKAVKAVLWVSADGLRVVDEKTKDLIVDQTIEKVSFCAPDRNFDRAFSYICRDGTTRRWICHCFMAVKDTGERLSHAVGCAFAACLERKQKREKECGVTATFDASRTTFTREGSFRVTTATEQAEREEIMRQMPDAKAVETEVKTVAPGAAPNNTAPSSGSPTSPTAEVAASLDKEMSNPHAIPRRHAPIEQLARQGSFRGFPALSQKMSPFKRQLSLRINELPSTVQRKTDFPMKNSVPEVEGETDSISALCSQITSAFSTPSEDPFSSAPMTKPVTVVAPQSPAFQVNGTASAFCVLAAKPSQAAVVSTAMPVRETNPWAHAPAANTGAAAVVTGTEWSSTSSGAASPSLFQGNHRRTPSEADRWLEEVSKTVRAQQQPTSAPAPQPLLQPPPAAPASQSAPAFPVSTFIAPQPVPVGVVPPMQPAFIPAQPYAVANGMTYTAPSVPVVGITPSQMVANVFGTASHTPAAHPHQSPSLVKQQTLPQYESSSSATASPFFNPPAQHNGSAAFNGVDGGKWAAEDKHSQPPVAAPQVDAFEAQWAALESKAKQRTNPSPTNPFSSDLQKTFEIEL
- the NUMB gene encoding protein numb homolog isoform X13, with product MNKLRQSFRRKKDVYVPEASRPHQWQTDEEGVRTGKCSFPVKYLGHVEVDESRGMHICEDAVKRLKSLPTVIALDLSPLFLQERKFFKGFFGKSGKKAVKAVLWVSADGLRVVDEKTKDLIVDQTIEKVSFCAPDRNFDRAFSYICRDGTTRRWICHCFMAVKDTGERLSHAVGCAFAACLERKQKREKECGVTATFDASRTTFTREGSFRVTTATEQAEREEIMRQMPDAKAVETEVKTVAPGAAPNNTAPSSGSPTSPTAEVAASLDKEMSNPHAIPRRHAPIEQLARQGSFRGFPALSQKMSPFKRQLSLRINELPSTVQRKTDFPMKNSGTEWSSTSSGAASPSLFQGNHRRTPSEADRWLEEVSKTVRAQQQPTSAPAPQPLLQPPPAAPASQSAPAFPVSTFIAPQPVPVGVVPPMQPAFIPAQPYAVANGMTYTAPSVPVVGITPSQMVANVFGTASHTPAAHPHQSPSLVKQQTLPQYESSSSATASPFFNPPAQHNGSAAFNGVDGGKWAAEDKHSQPPVAAPQVDAFEAQWAALESKAKQRTNPSPTNPFSSDLQKTFEIEL
- the NUMB gene encoding protein numb homolog isoform X9, encoding MNKLRQSFRRKKDVYVPEASRPHQWQTDEEGVRTGKCSFPVKYLGHVEVDESRGMHICEDAVKRLKSLPTVIALDLSPLFLQERKFFKGFFGKSGKKAVKAVLWVSADGLRVVDEKTKDLIVDQTIEKVSFCAPDRNFDRAFSYICRDGTTRRWICHCFMAVKDTGERLSHAVGCAFAACLERKQKREKECGVTATFDASRTTFTREGSFRVTTATEQAEREEIMRQMPDAKVETEVKTVAPGAAPNNTAPSSGSPTSPTAEVAASLDKEMSNPHAIPRRHAPIEQLARQGSFRGFPALSQKMSPFKRQLSLRINELPSTVQRKTDFPMKNSVPEVEGETDSISALCSQITSAFSTPSEDPFSSAPMTKPVTVVAPQSPAFQGTEWSSTSSGAASPSLFQGNHRRTPSEADRWLEEVSKTVRAQQQPTSAPAPQPLLQPPPAAPASQSAPAFPVSTFIAPQPVPVGVVPPMQPAFIPAQPYAVANGMTYTAPSVPVVGITPSQMVANVFGTASHTPAAHPHQSPSLVKQQTLPQYESSSSATASPFFNPPAQHNGSAAFNGVDGGKWAAEDKHSQPPVAAPQVDAFEAQWAALESKAKQRTNPSPTNPFSSDLQKTFEIEL